CGCCCAGTGCGCGCAGCCGCTCATCCAGCCGCGCCAGGGCCTGCAGGATGAATTCCACCCGCCGGTCGGCCCGTGGCAGGGCGTCCAGGATCTCGGTATCGAGCACGAAGGCACAGAACACCTGGCGCGTGGCGCGCAGGGCATGGTAGAGGGCGGCCTGGTCGTCGACGCGCAGATCGCGCCGGAACCAGACCAGGGCCCGGTCTAAATTCTTGGCTTGCATGCGCGCAGAATAAAATGCCGGCATGTCCAAGCACCAGATGGCCCTGACCAACCAGTTTTTGATCGCCATGCCCGGCATGGCGGACGACACCTTTGCCGGCGCCGTGGTCTACCTCTGCGAGCACAACGACAAGGGCGCGCTGGGCCTGGTGATCAACAAGCCGATCTCCCTGACCCTGGGCAATCTGTTCGAGAAGGTCGAGCTGAGCCTGCCCGACGAGGAACTGGCCGCCCGCCCGGTGTTCTTCGGCGGCCCGGTGCAGACCGAGCGCGGTTTCGTGCTGCACGAGCCGCTGGACGACGAGGGCGGCCATTACAACGCGACGCTCGCCGTGCCCGGCGGGCTGGAGATGACCACCAGCCGCGACGTGCTGGAGGCCCTGTCCAATGGCGCCGGCCCGAAGAAGCTCTTGGTGACCCTGGGCTACAGCGGCTGGGCCGCCGGCCAACTGGAGGAGGAGATCGGCCGCAACGGCTGGCTCACCGTCGACGCCGAGCCCGGCATCATCTTCGAAACCCCGATCGAGGAGCGCTACGACAAGGCCCTGTCGCTGCTGGGCATCGACCCGCGCATGCTGAGCGCTGACGCCGGTCACGCATGACCTTTCTCGCCTTCGATTTCGGCACCAAGCGGGTCGGCGTGGCCACCGGCAGCCGTTTCAGCGGCAGCGCGGAGGCGCTGAAGAGCATCGCGCTGGAGGGCGAGGCCCGTTTCCAGGCGATCGCCCGGCTGATCCAGGAATGGCAGCCGGAGGCCCTGGTGATCGGCGTGCCCTTCCATCCGGACGG
This genomic stretch from Roseateles sp. DAIF2 harbors:
- a CDS encoding YqgE/AlgH family protein, which translates into the protein MSKHQMALTNQFLIAMPGMADDTFAGAVVYLCEHNDKGALGLVINKPISLTLGNLFEKVELSLPDEELAARPVFFGGPVQTERGFVLHEPLDDEGGHYNATLAVPGGLEMTTSRDVLEALSNGAGPKKLLVTLGYSGWAAGQLEEEIGRNGWLTVDAEPGIIFETPIEERYDKALSLLGIDPRMLSADAGHA
- the ruvX gene encoding Holliday junction resolvase RuvX, with the translated sequence MTFLAFDFGTKRVGVATGSRFSGSAEALKSIALEGEARFQAIARLIQEWQPEALVIGVPFHPDGAEHEITLRARKFGRQLKSRFRLPVHEVDERYTSVEAESRGARDVDSASAALILEQFLRENP